The stretch of DNA TACTGCCAGGCAAGCGTTTCCAGCTTCTGAATTGCCGCCATGCGGGCGCGCTTAAAGCTTTCCGGCGTGATGACCCCGCCGGGGAAGAAGTTTTGCGCAAAGCTGACGCAGCCCATACGGCGGCTTTCGACCAGCATTGGCTCAAAATCTTCACCGATAACCAGCTCGGTGGAGCCGCCGCCGATGTCAATTACCAGCTTGCGGCCTCTTTCCGGCTGAGTGTGTTCCACGCCCATAAAAATCAGGCGCGCTTCCTCGTTCCCGGGAATGATTTCAATCGGGTAGGGGATGACTTTTTCAGCGCGTTTCAGAAACTCGGCGGCGTTGGTGGCCTCGCGAAGCGAGTGGGTGCCCACAATGCACACGTTGTCCGCTGCAAATCCCTGCAGGCGTTCGGCAAACAGCGCCAGACAGGAGAGGCCACGCTCCATGGCCTCCTCGCTTAATTTGTTATCAGGGCCAAGGCCGTCCGCAAGATGCACGCGCTGCTTCAGGCGACCAATGATTTGCATGGCGCCATCCACCACACGGGCTATGACCATGTGGAAACTGTTAGAGCCGAGGTCGACCGCAGCGAACTCCTGCGGCCGTGGAGCATGGTTTGATATCGGCATAATTTTATCTTCGCCTGAGAGCGTTAGTCAGGTTGTTCCAGAGATTTAATATAATCGTAGATCGCCAATTGCGAACGCACTTTACGGCGATTGCCGCGCGGTACATAGCGATTACTCAGTTCTTTGTCGATGATACGCGCTTTCACCGTGTCGTTAAGCTGGATATCAATGATATCGAGCATGCGTTGCTTCAGGCGCGGATCGAGGACCGGCACGGCCACTTCAATTCTGTAGTCGATGTTACGGGTCATCCAGTCGGCAGAAGAGAGGAAGACTTTCTTATCGCCGCCGTTTTCAAAGATATACACCCGATCGTGCTCGAGGTAACGGTCAACGATGCTCAGCACGCGAATATTATCGCTGATCCCTTCGAGTTCTGGAATCAAAGAACACATCCCGCGCACCAGCAGGTTAACCTTCACGCCCACGCTGGACGCAGCATAAAGCCGGTCCACCAGGCCTTTGTCCACCAGGTTATTCAGCTTCAGCGTAATGCCCGCAGGCTGCCCGTTTTGAGCGTTCTTGATTTCGCGATCGACCAAATCATACAGCAGGCGGCGCGAGTTCTGTGGCGACACCAGCAGGTAGTCGAAGGTCACCGGCCGGTACGGGTTTTCAATAAAGTTAAACACGCGACGTACTTCGTTGGTGATGCGTGCATCGGCGGTTAATAGCGAGTAGTCCGTGTAGAGCCGGGCGGTTTTCTCGTTAAAGTTACCGGTCCCGATGTGCGCATAACGCACAATCTCTTCGCCTTCCATACGCGAGATAAGGAATAGTTTGGCGTGAATTTTCAGGCCCGGCGCGGAGAAGATAACGTGGACGCCCGCCTCGGTAAGGCGCTTCGCCCAGTGAATATTCGCTTCTTCGTCAAAACGTGCCTGCAGCTCTACCACCACGGTGACTTTCTTGCCGTTGTGGGCGGCGTGGATCATGGCGTCAATAATGCGCGAGTCTTTCGCCACGCGGTAGATATTGATTTTTATCGCCAGCACGCTTGGGTCGAACGAGGCCTGACGCAGCAGCTCAAGGACGTGTTCGAAGGTGTGATACGGGTAATAAAGCAGGACGTCACGCTCGCGGATGGCGTCGAAGCCGTTCCGGAACTTATCAAATCCTATATGACGCAGGCGCGGCAGCGGCTTATTCACCAGGTTAGCTTTTCCGACGTTCGGGAAGCCGATGAAGTCTTTAAAGTTGTGGTAGCGGCCGCCGGGAATGATCGAGTCGTAGTTGGAGATGGTCAGCTTGTTGCGCAGCATCTCCACCATCGCATCCGGCATATCGCGCTGATAAACAAAGCGCACCGGCTCGGCGGTCAGGCGCTGCTTCAGGCTGGAAGACATCAGCTCCAGCAGGCTGGACTCCATTTCGGTGACCAGATCGTACTCGGCGTCACGCGTCATCTTCATCGAATAGGCGTTCAGCGCGTCATAGTCGAAGAACCCTTTGAAAATATCGTCCAGGCAGTAACGCAGGATGTTATCCAGCAGGATCATCGGCTTACGGCGGCGCGGCGCTTCCGGCGGCAGGTTCACAAAACGCGGTACTTTATCAGACGGGATTTCCAGCAGCGCGTAACGAATGCTGTCGCCGCGAATAATTTCTACCGCCAGATAGGTGTAGTCATCTTTCAGGAACTGCACCAGGTCGGTATCGCGGTTGATCAAAATCGGCGTGATGTGCGGGCGAAGCTGATGCTTAAAGTAGCTGCGTAGCCAGCTTTGCTGGTTTTCGGAAAGCTGGCGTTCGTTGATCAGGAAGATTTGATTGCGCGCCATCTCCAGCAGCAGGTCGTTGTACAGGCCGTCGAACTCCTGATCGGCCTTTAGCACCCGGGCCTGGATCTTATTCAACAGGTGACGCTGGTTGGAGGGGGAACCCTGTTCTTCACTGATTAAAATGCGGCGTTTTAGCTCCGCAAAACGCACTTTATAGAATTCATCGAGGTTATTGGAATAGATGCCGAGAAAACGCATCCTTTCAATCAACGGGTTGAGCTTGTCCGCCGCTTCCTGCAGAACGCGTTCGTTAAAAGACAACCAGCTCAGTTCTTTTTCGATATACAGCTTATCCTGACCCATTAGTCCTCACACTCCGTTTTCGTGGACGTGGCAATGCCGTCACCGTCACGTCAGTTATTATGGCGAGCTTTAGCGGAGAATGTCCAACTATGCAGATGAAACTCTCTCATCTGACCATGACAACTTTATGAGAGACAGACACAAAAAAAGGGCCGAAGCCCTTTTTATCTCATATTACTCTGCAGCGTGGCCCTGTGGGGGCAGCTGCACGTCATCAAGCCAGGCGGCGTTGTGGCGCATTTTTAAACGTTCGTCGAGGAACCAGCTCACCACCAGCGGGTAAATAGCGTGTTCCTGATGCTGAACGCGGGCGGTGATTTCGTCCTCGTCATCCCCTTCAAACACCGGCACTTTGGCCTGCAGAATAACCGGGCCACCGTCCAGCTCGTCGGTGACAAAATGCACGGAAGTGCCGTGCTCTTCGTCGCCGTTCTCCAGCACCTGGCGATGCGTATGGAGGCCGGGGTATTTCGGCAGCAGGGAAGGGTGAATATTGAGTAAACGACCGCTGTAGCGGGCCACAAAAGCCGGGCTGAGAATACGCATGTAGCCGGCCAGCACCACAACGTCCGGCGCCCAGGCATCGATCTCCTGCATCAGCTGGCGGTCGAAGGCCTCACGGCTGGCGAATTCGCTTGCCGCCAGAGCATGGGCGGGGATACCGGCTTCGCGGGCTCGCTCAAGGCCGAACGCGTCGGCCTTATTGCTGAACACCGCGCTGATGGTGCCGTTAATCTTTTTTTGCTGGCAGGCATCAATGATTGCCTGCAGATTGCTTCCGTTGCCGGAAATCAGCACCACAATGTGTTTCATTACTCGATAACCACGCGCTCTTCGGAATCAGATGCCTTGATGATACCGATTTTCCACGCCTTTTCACCTTTGGCCTGCATCAGCTCAACGGCTTTATCCGCCTCTGCTGCCGGCAGGGCAATGACCATGCCCACGCCGCAGTTAAAGGTGCGGTACATTTCGTGGCGGCTGATGTTGCCGGCCTGCTGCAGCCAGTTGAATACCGCCGGCCACTGCCAGGAAGATTCGGTGATAACGGCCTGAGTATTGTCCGGCAGAACGCGCGGAATGTTTTCCCAGAAGCCGCCGCCGGTCAGGTGGGCGATGGCGTGAACGTCCACGCTTTCAATCAGCTCAAGGATGTTTTTCACATAAATACGGGTCGGTTCGAGCAGGTGATCCGCCAGCGGTTTACCTTCCAGATCCGTGGTCAGCGGGTCGGTGCCGCTCACTTCCAGCACTTTGCGTACCAGCGAATAGCCGTTGGAGTGCGGGCCGCTGGAACCCAGCGCAATCAGCACGTCGCCGTCGGCCACTTTGGAGCCGTCGATGATTTCAGACTTCTCAACCACGCCAACGCAGAACCCGGCCACGTCGTAGTCTTCACCGTGGTACATGCCCGGCATTTCAGCGGTTTCGCCGCCAACCAGCGAGCAGCCTGACTGCAGGCAGCCTTCGGCGATGCCGGTGATAACGCTGGCGGCGGTATCCACGTCCAGCTTGCCGGTGGCGTAGTAGTCGAGGAAGAACAGCGGCTCGGCGCCCTGAACCACCAGGTCGTTCACGCACATGGCCACCAGGTCAATGCCGATAGCGTCGTGACGTTTTAAGTCCATCGCCAGACGCAGCTTGGTGCCCACACCGTCGGTGCCGGAAACCAGAACAGGTTCGCGATATTTTTGAGGCAACGCGCACAGCGCACCGAAACCGCCCAGTCCACCCATTACTTCCGGGCGGCGGGTCTTTTTCACTACGCCTTTGATTTTGTCGACCAGAGCGTTACCAGCATCAATATCAACACCGGCATCTTTATAGCTGAGAGAGGTTTTATCGGTCACTGCTCGTTCCCCACGGGTGGTAGATATAAAAAAACGCGGCAATTCTAACAGTGCAGGCAAACGTTTGCGAGCCTCTTATCATCGGCAAGAAAAGAATTCCTGAGATAGAATCAATCCAGTCTGGTTGATCTCGATCATCCCATTAGCTGTAGCGCAGCGGCAAAAAAGCGGTATAATCCGGCGATTTTTTTTGTGGTAGCCAACTATCTCGGGGGAGAAAGAGTATGAAGATCGTGGAAGTGAAACACCCACTCGTCAAACACAAGCTGGGCCTGATGCGTGAGCAAGACATCAGCACCAAGCGCTTTCGTGAACTCGCCTCTGAAGTGGGCAGCCTGCTGACTTATGAAGCCACTGCGGATCTGGAGACTGAGAAAGTCACCATCGAAGGCTGGAACGGCCCGGTGGAAGTTGACCAGATCAAAGGCAAGAAAATTACCGTTGTGCCTATTCTGCGTGCCGGCCTTGGCATGATGGAAGGCGTTCTGGAAAACGTCCCGAGCGCGCGCATCAGCGTGGTGGGCGTTTACCGTGATGAAGAAACGCTGCAGCCGGTGCCTTACTTCCAGAAGCTGGTTTCTAATATAGAAGAGCGCATGGCGCTGGTGGTTGACCCAATGCTGGCAACCGGCGGCTCCATGATTGCTACCATCGACCTGCTGAAGAAAGCGGGCTGCACCAGCATTAAGGTGCTGGTACTGGTTGCCGCGCCGGAAGGCATTGCCGCGCTTGAAAAAGTACACCCGGACGTAGAGCTGTTCACCGCCTCTATCGATCAGGGGCTCAACGAGCACGGGTACATTATTCCTGGCCTCGGTGATGCGGGCGATAAGATATTTGGTACTAAATAATAAAATTAGCCGACTTCGAAAGTCGGCTTTTTTTTGATTGCAGCAAACACCGTTCGTTAAAAATAACACGTAGAGGAAAACAACATGACCCGCCGCGCTATTGGGGTAAGTGAACGCCCGCCCTTACTGCAAACGATTCCGTTAAGCCTGCAGCATCTGTTTGCCATGTTCGGCGCGACCGTGCTGGTGCCGATTCTGTTCCACATCAACCCGGCGACGGTGCTGCTGTTCAACGGTATCGGCACGCTGCTGTACCTGTTTATCTGTAAGGGTAAAATCCCGGCTTACCTCGGGTCCAGCTTCGCGTTTATCTCCCCGGTGCTGCTGCTGTTGCCGCTAGGTTACGAAGTGGCGCTCGGCGGTTTTATTATGTGCGGCGTGCTGTTCTGCATCGTGGCGCTGATCGTGAAAAAAGCCGGAACCGGCTGGCTGGACGTGATGTTCCCTCCGGCGGCAATGGGCGCTATTGTGGCGGTTATCGGCCTTGAGCTGGCGGGCGTGGCGGCGAATATGGCCGGGCTGCTGCCGGCGGAAGGGGCTTCACCGGATTCCACCACCATTATCATTTCACTGGTAACGCTGGCGGTGACGGTGTTTGGCTCGGTGCTGTTCCGCGGTTTTATGGCGATTATCCCGATTCTTATCGGCGTGCTGGCGGGCTATGCGCTCTCCTTCGCTATGGGCGTGGTGGACGTCACGCCAATCCGCGAAGCGCACTGGTTTGCGCTGCCAAC from Cedecea neteri encodes:
- the ppk1 gene encoding polyphosphate kinase 1 translates to MGQDKLYIEKELSWLSFNERVLQEAADKLNPLIERMRFLGIYSNNLDEFYKVRFAELKRRILISEEQGSPSNQRHLLNKIQARVLKADQEFDGLYNDLLLEMARNQIFLINERQLSENQQSWLRSYFKHQLRPHITPILINRDTDLVQFLKDDYTYLAVEIIRGDSIRYALLEIPSDKVPRFVNLPPEAPRRRKPMILLDNILRYCLDDIFKGFFDYDALNAYSMKMTRDAEYDLVTEMESSLLELMSSSLKQRLTAEPVRFVYQRDMPDAMVEMLRNKLTISNYDSIIPGGRYHNFKDFIGFPNVGKANLVNKPLPRLRHIGFDKFRNGFDAIRERDVLLYYPYHTFEHVLELLRQASFDPSVLAIKINIYRVAKDSRIIDAMIHAAHNGKKVTVVVELQARFDEEANIHWAKRLTEAGVHVIFSAPGLKIHAKLFLISRMEGEEIVRYAHIGTGNFNEKTARLYTDYSLLTADARITNEVRRVFNFIENPYRPVTFDYLLVSPQNSRRLLYDLVDREIKNAQNGQPAGITLKLNNLVDKGLVDRLYAASSVGVKVNLLVRGMCSLIPELEGISDNIRVLSIVDRYLEHDRVYIFENGGDKKVFLSSADWMTRNIDYRIEVAVPVLDPRLKQRMLDIIDIQLNDTVKARIIDKELSNRYVPRGNRRKVRSQLAIYDYIKSLEQPD
- the purN gene encoding phosphoribosylglycinamide formyltransferase produces the protein MKHIVVLISGNGSNLQAIIDACQQKKINGTISAVFSNKADAFGLERAREAGIPAHALAASEFASREAFDRQLMQEIDAWAPDVVVLAGYMRILSPAFVARYSGRLLNIHPSLLPKYPGLHTHRQVLENGDEEHGTSVHFVTDELDGGPVILQAKVPVFEGDDEDEITARVQHQEHAIYPLVVSWFLDERLKMRHNAAWLDDVQLPPQGHAAE
- the purM gene encoding phosphoribosylformylglycinamidine cyclo-ligase; protein product: MTDKTSLSYKDAGVDIDAGNALVDKIKGVVKKTRRPEVMGGLGGFGALCALPQKYREPVLVSGTDGVGTKLRLAMDLKRHDAIGIDLVAMCVNDLVVQGAEPLFFLDYYATGKLDVDTAASVITGIAEGCLQSGCSLVGGETAEMPGMYHGEDYDVAGFCVGVVEKSEIIDGSKVADGDVLIALGSSGPHSNGYSLVRKVLEVSGTDPLTTDLEGKPLADHLLEPTRIYVKNILELIESVDVHAIAHLTGGGFWENIPRVLPDNTQAVITESSWQWPAVFNWLQQAGNISRHEMYRTFNCGVGMVIALPAAEADKAVELMQAKGEKAWKIGIIKASDSEERVVIE
- the upp gene encoding uracil phosphoribosyltransferase, encoding MKIVEVKHPLVKHKLGLMREQDISTKRFRELASEVGSLLTYEATADLETEKVTIEGWNGPVEVDQIKGKKITVVPILRAGLGMMEGVLENVPSARISVVGVYRDEETLQPVPYFQKLVSNIEERMALVVDPMLATGGSMIATIDLLKKAGCTSIKVLVLVAAPEGIAALEKVHPDVELFTASIDQGLNEHGYIIPGLGDAGDKIFGTK
- the uraA gene encoding uracil permease → MTRRAIGVSERPPLLQTIPLSLQHLFAMFGATVLVPILFHINPATVLLFNGIGTLLYLFICKGKIPAYLGSSFAFISPVLLLLPLGYEVALGGFIMCGVLFCIVALIVKKAGTGWLDVMFPPAAMGAIVAVIGLELAGVAANMAGLLPAEGASPDSTTIIISLVTLAVTVFGSVLFRGFMAIIPILIGVLAGYALSFAMGVVDVTPIREAHWFALPTFYTPRFEWFAIFTILPAALVVIAEHVGHLVVTANIVKKDLIRDPGLHRSMFANGISTIFSGFFGSTPNTTYGENIGVMAITRVYSTWVIGGAAIIAILLSCVGKLAAAIQIIPVPVMGGVSLLLYGVIGASGIRVLIESKVDYSKAQNLILTSVILIIGVSGAKVHIGAAELKGMALATIVGVGLSLIFKLISILRPEEVVLDAKENDAQH